Proteins from a genomic interval of Lolium perenne isolate Kyuss_39 chromosome 1, Kyuss_2.0, whole genome shotgun sequence:
- the LOC127348558 gene encoding BTB/POZ and MATH domain-containing protein 1-like, translating to MSKRAKMSEPDAKTTILGSSVFQFRVDYEQSKQLPIGKAVRSDVVSAGGHLWRVDFFPRGETDEDNGEYTSIFLSHMSKSCSVKAVFEAFMMGGNSKLSTSLNAGRTLETFEILGDKDFVDTWGWTRFIKRTSVQENFLTEGHITLVCAVMVIDDNPIPVPPSDIGTHIGRLLDETDGTDVAFIVDDKTFPAHRAVLAARSPVFKAELFGSMAEATMSSITLHDITPATFKTMLRFIYTDELPAEDEHQDSSTEKIQNLLAAADRYALDRLKFICARKLWDKVSVYTVATILACAETYNCQELKKKCMDFFVQEENFKEAIFTDGYASVLKFPLIVAELKRRFRT from the exons A TGAGCAAGCGAGCCAAGATGTCAGAGCCGGATGCGAAGACCACCATTCTGGGTTCTTCTGTCTTTCAGTTCAGAGTCGACTACGAGCAAAGTAAGCAGCTTCCCATCGGGAAGGCCGTCCGCTCCGACGTTGTCTCGGCAGGGGGACACCTCTGGAGGGTTGATTTTTTCCCGCGTGGCGAGACTGACGAAGACAATGGCGAGTATACTTCTATCTTCCTCAGCCACATGAGCAAATCCTGTAGTGTCAAGGCCGTCTTCGAGGCTTTCATGATGGGTGGGAACAGCAAACTGTCTACGTCCTTGAACGCAGGAAGGACATTGGAAACCTTCGAAATCTTGGGAGATAAAGACTTCGTTGACACCTGGGGATGGACTCGTTTCATCAAGAGGACTTCTGTTCAGGAAAATTTCTTAACAGAGGGTCACATCACACTTGTGTGCGCCGTCATGGTCATCGATGACAATCCTATTCCTGTGCCGCCTTCAGACATTGGGACCCATATTGGCCGCCTGCTAGATGAGACTGACGGGACAGATGTGGCATTCATCGTCGACGACAAGACATTCCCTGCTCACCGAGCAGTGCTTGCTGCCCGCTCACCTGTCTTCAAAGCAGAGCTCTTCGGTTCCATGGCCGAGGCTACAATGTCGTCCATCACGCTGCACGACATCACACCTGCAACATTTAAAACTATGTTACGGTTCATATACACAGATGAATTGCCCGCAGAAGACGAGCATCAGGACTCTTCCACTGAGAAGATTCAGAATCTACTCGCTGCAGCCGATCGGTATGCGCTTGACAGGCTGAAGTTTATTTGTGCCCGGAAGCTATGGGATAAAGTGTCGGTATATACAGTTGCAACTATCTTAGCTTGCGCTGAAACCTACAACTGCCAAGAGTTGAAAAAGAAGTGCATGGACTTCTTTGTTCAGGAGGAAAATTTCAAGGAGGCTATTTTCACTGATGGTTATGCATCGGTTCTAAAATTCCCATTGATCGTTGCTGAGCTCAAAAGGAGGTTTAGGACATAA
- the LOC127348581 gene encoding REF/SRPP-like protein OsI_017815: MAQSGSDAAPISTHPTEEEEVTVERTPEEEEARLRYLEFVQQAAAQAVVLAAAAYAYAKQGAGPLRPGVDHVEGTVKAVVGPVYDRYHAVPLDLLKFLDRKVDESVQELDRRVPPVVKEVPTYARSAAAEVHKTGLVGTATGLAKSAIARAEPKARDLYTRYEPVAERKAAEAWAALNRLPLVPSVTRAVLPTAAQLSAKYNSAVLDGAKRGNSVATYLPLVPTERIARVFSYPPTDAAATSAPEMQPIPTQ, from the exons ATGGCGCAGTCCGGCAGCGACGCCGCCCCGATCAGCACGCACCCCACCGAG GAGGAGGAGGTGACGGTGGAGCGGacacccgaggaggaggaggccaggcTCAGGTACCTCGAGTTCGTGCAGCAGGCGGCGGCGCAGGCGGTCGTGCTGGCCGCCGCGGCATACGCCTACGCCAAGCAGGGCGCGGGGCCGCTCCGCCCCGGCGTCGACCACGTCGAGGGCACCGTCAAGGCCGTCGTCGGGCCCGTCTACGACCGCTACCACGCCGTGCCGCTCGACCTCCTCAAGTTCCTCGACCGCAAG GTCGACGAGTCTGTCCAGGAGCTGGACCGCCGTGTCCCCCCGGTTGTGAAGGAGGTGCCGACCTATGCCCGCTCTGCGGCGGCTGAGGTGCACAAGACTGGCTTAGTTGGCACCGCCACCGGCCTGGCCAAGTCTGCCATTGCTCGCGCTGAGCCAAAGGCTCGCGACCTCTACACCCGCTACGAGCCTGTGGCGGAGCGCAAGGCTGCTGAAGCTTGGGCTGCCCTCAACCGTCTCCCTCTTGTTCCATCGGTGACCAGGGCTGTCCTCCCCACCGCTGCACAGCTCTCAGCCAAGTACAACTCTGCCGTGCTTGATGGGGCGAAGCGCGGCAACTCTGTTGCCACCTACCTCCCGCTTGTCCCCACGGAGCGCATCGCGAGGGTGTTCTCCTACCCGCCTACCGACGCTGCTGCCACCTCGGCTCCTGAGATGCAGCCCATCCCGACGCAGTAA
- the LOC127348593 gene encoding translocase of chloroplast 101, chloroplastic: protein MATTDARVAPAADERPPAADGDEVASAAAAAEGSKRAAAEVGGGGIDGEEVRFEGKDRSLGGSEANNGVVEAEEAEAAVGDAKDESDGEVEPAAAAAAAEEESGDREPEAEDAEAAPLAPAPSDSTELGEGYASLPAPDAPVAEDKGELVDEPAALEVKDGGEAAPDAELSVEKLEDAEVAAGGEDGGEFGTEKEVSTRSTEAAEPEDKVAPVAEANGKLGGEADAPVETVAVGGEETPEASLETVEDKAAEPEPESDASPVIIAMENHAIVEDGSAKPETETDANPVVIDNGSLENHANVDNAVTKPSVVGDSSLENHANVEDKAAKPEPENDASPVVADNISFGSQANVEDEAAKPEPKDDASHVVIDGSDLEISEKLAPVTSDIVLNESNENAQNAEGQVANSGTVEDVSVEKPTEVESVVAGGTDVILSRELAPEPIEENNDAAENENAAEVIGHIEEADDHDIVVAAAGDDQKAVAADDDEERGGEENEGAPDVSDREVEAVDDEIVLAAADDEDGSGNEGDEDDDEVSFDRSPARVAIIENSEAAKQIMKELGEGSSSGSPVSGLSSSREYTNSMDGQIVLDDSEDDEDDDDNEDDDEKGFDSAALAALLKAATGASPDGNITVSSQDGSRIFSMDRPAGLGSSAPSLRPTAPRQPARSNLFNPSELAVTAEPNDEMTEEEKKLHDKVELIRVKFLRLVYKLGATPEETVAAQVLYRLSLAEGIRHGRQTNRAFSLENARKKAIQLEAEGTEDLSFSCNILVLGKIGVGKSATINSIFGEEKTKTDAFGAATTSVREIVGNVDGVKIRIIDTPGLRPNVMDQGNNRKILASVKKYTKRCPPDIVLYVDRLDSLSRDLNDLPLLKTITAVLGSSIWFNAIVALTHAASAPPEGPSGAPMTYEVLMAQRSHIIQQSIRQAAGDMRLMNPVALVENHPSCRKNREGQKVLPNGQSWRHQMLLLCYSSKILSEANSLLKLQDPSPGKLFGFRFRSPPLPFLLSSLLQSRAHPKLSPDQGGNEGDSDIDLDEYSDIEQDEDEEEYDQLPPFKPLTKSQLSRLSKEQKNAYFDEYDYRVKLLQKKQWKDELRRLKEMKKRGKSDMDAYGYASIAGENDQDPPPENVSVPLPDMVLPPSFDCDNPTYRYRFLEPTSTVLARPVLDAHGWDHDCGYDGVSVEESLALLSKFPGTVAVQVTKDKKEFSIHLDSSISAKHGEDASSLAGFDIQTVGRQLAYILRGETKFKSIKKNKTTGGFSVTFLGDIVATGLKVEDQLSVGKRLALVASTGAMRAQGDTAYGANLEMRLKDKDYPIGQSLSTLGLSLMKWRRDLALGANLQSQFSIGRGSKMAVRLGLNNKLSGQITVRTSTSEQVQIALLGLVPVLASIYRSIWPSEPSFAY from the exons ATGGCCACCACCGACGCCCGAGTCGCGCCCGCGGCCGACGAGCGCCCCCCGGCGGCTGATGGGGACGAGGTCgcgtctgcggcggcggcggcggaggggagcaagcgagcggcggcggaggtgggcggcggaGGAATTGACGGCGAGGAGGTGAGATTTGAGGGGAAGGACCGGAGCCTCGGTGGTTCGGAGGCCAACAACGGGGTGGtcgaggcggaggaggcggaagcAGCCGTAGGAGATGCGAAAGATGAAAGCGATGGGGAGGTcgagccggcggcggcggcggcggcagccgaGGAGGAGTCGGGGGACCGGGAACCCGAGGCGGAAGATGCGGAGGCTGCTCCGTTGGCGCCGGCGCCCTCCGACAGCACCGAATTGGGCGAGGGGTATGCTTCCCTGCCTGCCCCTGATGCACCCGTAGCGGAGGATAAGGGTGAATTGGTCGATGAACCCGCGGCTTTGGAGGTGAAGGATGGTGGCGAGGCGGCACCTGATGCTGAATTGTCCGTGGAGAAACTGGAGGACGCAGAGGTGGCCGCTGGAGGTGAAGACGGTGGTGAATTCGGCACCGAGAAAGAGGTTTCCACCAGGAGCACCGAGGCGGCAGAACCAGAGGATAAGGTGGCTCCTGTTGCTGAAGCTAACGGCAAATTGGGTGGCGAGGCTGATGCGCCTGTGGAGACGGTGGCAGTGGGAGGTGAAGAAACTCCAGAAGCATCATTGGAGACTGTGGAAGACAAGGCGGCAGAGCCAGAGCCAGAGAGCGACGCAAGCCCAGTG ATTATAGCGATGGAGAACCATGCTATTGTGGAAGACGGGTCCGCGAAGCCTGAGACCGAGACCGATGCAAATCCGGTG GTTATTGACAACGGTAGCTTGGAGAACCATGCTAATGTGGATAATGCGGTGACCAAGCCATCG GTTGTTGGAGACAGTAGCTTGGAGAACCATGCTAATGTGGAAGACAAGGCGGCAAAGCCTGAGCCAGAGAATGATGCAAGTCCAGTG GTTGCTGACAACATTAGCTTTGGAAGCCAGGCTAATGTGGAAGATGAGGCGGCAAAGCCTGAGCCAAAAGACGATGCAAGCCATGTG GTTATTGACGGCAGTGACTTGGAAATCTCAGAGAAGCTTGCCCCTGTAACCTCAGACATTGTGCTTAATGAAAGTAATGAGAATGCACAAAATGCTGAGGGCCAGGTGGCTAATAGTGGAACTGTGGAAGATGTTAGTGTTGAGAAGCCGACAGAGGTTGAGAGTGTTGTTGCTGGTGGCACTGATGTTATCCTGTCCCGAGAGTTGGCTCCAGAACCTATCGAGGAAAACAATGATGCTGCGGAGAATGAAAATGCTGCAGAGGTTATTGGCCATATAGAAGAGGCTGATGATCATGACATAGTTGTAGCTGCAGCTGGTGATGATCAGAAAGCTGTAGCTGCAGATGATGACGAAGAAAGGGGCGGTGAGGAGAATGAAGGTGCTCCAGATGTTTCTGACCGTGAAGTAGAGGCTGTTGATGACGAGATAGTTTTAGCTGCAGCTGATGATGAAGACGGGAGTGGTAATGAGGGTGATGAGGACGATGACGAGGTGAGCTTTGATAGGAGTCCTGCACGAGTTGCAATCATAGAGAATTCTGAAGCTGCGAAGCAGATCATGAAGGAGCTTGGGGAAGGTTCCTCCAGTGGCAGTCCTGTGTCTGGCTTGAGCAGTTCAAGAGAGTACACTAATAGCATGGATGGACAGATTGTGCTTGATGATTCTGAGGATGATGAGGATGACGACGataatgaggatgatgatgagaaGGGGTTTGATTCTGCTGCCTTAGCCGCCTTGCTTAAAGCAGCCACTGGTGCATCCCCTGATGGAAACATCACAGTTTCTTCTCAAGATGGATCTAGAATTTTTTCCATGGATAGACCTGCTGGTCTGGGCTCGTCAGCCCCATCTTTGAGGCCAACTGCTCCACGACAACCTGCCCGGTCAAACCTCTTCAACCCCTCTGAGCTAGCAGTGACTGCTGAGCCTAATGACGAGATGACAGAGGAGGAGAAGAAATTGCACGACAAGGTTGAGTTGATCCGTGTAAAGTTTCTGCGTCTTGTGTATAAATTGGGGGCAACCCCTGAAGAAACAGTGGCAGCACAAGTGCTGTACCGTCTGAGCCTTGCTGAGGGTATCCGACATGGAAGGCAAACAAACAGAGCTTTCAGCCTTGAGAATGCACGGAAGAAAGCCATACAGCTTGAAGCAGAGGGAACAGAAGATTTGAGCTTCTCATGCAACATACTTGTCTTAGGAAAGATTGGGGTTGGCAAAAGTGCAACTATAAATTCTATTTTTGGTGAAGAGAAGACCAAAACTGATGCTTTTGGTGCAGCCACCACCAGTGTACGGGAAATTGTCGGCAATGTAGATGGTGTGAAGATACGGATCATCGATACACCGGGCCTTCGGCCCAATGTGATGGACCAAGGAAACAACAGAAAAATTCTCGCATCTGTCAAGAAATATACCAAGAGATGTCCGCCAGATATTGTTCTATATGTGGACCGTCTTGATAGTCTGAGTCGTGATCTCAATGATTTGCCTCTTCTAAAAACCATCACTGCCGTTCTTGGTTCTTCCATATGGTTCAACGCTATTGTTGCTCTCACCCATGCTGCTTCTGCTCCTCCTGAAGGCCCTAGCGGTGCCCCTATGACATATGAGGTATTAATGGCACAGCGATCCCACATTATCCAGCAATCCATCAGGCAGGCTGCAGGGGATATGCGACTGATGAACCCAGTAGCCCTTGTTGAGAACCACCCTTCTTGCCGGAAGAACCGTGAGGGTCAGAAAGTGCTTCCAAATGGGCAAAGTTGGAGGCACCAGATGCTGCTCTTGTGCTACTCTTCAAAGATATTATCAGAAGCCAACTCACTTTTGAAGCTTCAGGATCCTTCCCCTGGGAAGCTTTTTGGGTTCCGCTTCCGTTCCCCGCCGCTTCCTTTCCTGCTATCCTCCCTTTTGCAGTCAAGAGCTCACCCGAAACTTTCCCCTGACCAGGGTGGTAATGAAGGAGATTCTGATATTGATTTGGATGAGTATTCTGATATAgaacaagatgaagatgaagaggaatatGATCAGCTTCCTCCCTTCAAGCCTTTGACCAAATCTCAGCTTTCAAGGCTCTCAAAAGAGCAGAAGAATGCTTATTTTGATGAGTATGACTACAGGGTCAAACTTCTGCAGAAGAAACAGTGGAAGGACGAGCTCCGCAGGTTGAAGGAGATGAAGAAGAGGGGCAAGTCTGATATGGACGCTTATGGGTATGCTAGTATTGCAGGAGAAAACGATCAGGATCCTCCTCCAGAAAATGTTTCAGTCCCTTTACCTGACATGGTGCTGCCTCCTTCATTTGATTGTGACAATCCGACATACCGGTACCGCTTTCTGGAACCAACCTCTACTGTCCTTGCTAGGCCTGTTTTAGATGCGCATGGGTGGGATCATGACTGCGGTTATGATGGAGTAAGTGTTGAAGAGTCACTCGCGCTCCTTAGCAAGTTCCCAGGGACTGTGGCAGTTCAGGTTACCAAGGACAAGAAGGAATTTAGCATCCATCTAGattcttccatctcagcaaagcaTGGAGAGGATGCGTCTTCCCTTGCTGGTTTTGACATCCAGACTGTTGGGCGGCAGCTTGCGTATATTCTTCGTGGTGAGACCAAATTCAAGAGTATCAAGAAGAACAAGACTACTGGAGGATTCTCTGTGACTTTCTTGGGTgacattgtggcaactgggctgaAGGTTGAGGACCAGCTCTCTGTTGGTAAGAGGCTGGCATTAGTTGCAAGTACAGGAGCAATGCGAGCTCAAGGGGATACTGCTTATGGAGCTAACTTGGAAATGCGCTTGAAGGACAAAGACTATCCAATTGGCCAATCCTTGTCAACCTTGGGCCTGTCCCTCATGAAGTGGCGCCGCGACCTTGCCCTTGGCGCTAACCTGCAGTCCCAGTTCTCGATCGGAAGGGGTTCAAAGATGGCGGTCCGCCTTGGGCTGAACAACAAGCTGAGTGGGCAGATCACCGTCAGGACAAGCACCTCAGAGCAGGTACAGATCGCGCTGCTGGGTCTTGTCCCAGTACTTGCCTCCATCTACCGGAGCATCTGGCCCAGTGAACCATCGTTTGCTTATTAG